One segment of Streptomyces sp. NA02950 DNA contains the following:
- the katG gene encoding catalase/peroxidase HPI, translated as MSASESENPAIPSPVPTPTRPKTNRDWWPNQLDLQVLHQHSPLSNPMGEDFNYAEEFTTLDLEALKQDVFELMTTSQDWWPADYGHYGPLFIRMSWHAAGTYRVADGRGGGGSGAQRFAPLNSWPDNASLDKARRLLWPVKQKYGRKISWADLLVFAGNCAMESMGFKTFGFGFGREDIWEPEEIFWGPEDTWLGDERYSGDRQLAGPFGAVQMGLIYVNPEGPNGNPDPMAAARDIRETFGRMAMNDEETVALIVGGHTFGKCHGAVDPQYIGPEPEASPIEQQGLGWRNTHGSGKGSDALTSGLEGAWTSEPTKWDNGYLDNLFRYDWELTTSPAGAKQWTPTDPSAKDTVPDAHDPSKRHAPMMLTTDLSLKMDPIYGPITKSFHENPDKLAVAFAKAWYKLLHRDMGPLSRYLGPWIPEPQLWQDPVPEVDHELVTDEDIAALKGRILASALSVSQLVTTAWASAASFRGTDKRGGANGARIRLAPLRNWEVNDLPEVAEVLQTLEQIQQDFNRSQVDGTKVSLADLIVLGGCAAVEQAAKNAGHDITVPFAPGRTDASQEQTDVESFAVLEPRADAFRNYLRAGEKLSPETLLLDRANLLTVTAPEMTVLIGGMRALNTGFGGSPHGVLTHRPETLTNDFFVNLLDMGTEWQASTSDENVFEGRDGATGEVKWTATAVDLIFGSHSQLRAISEVYASEDAGEKFARDFVAAWDKVMNLDRFDLR; from the coding sequence GTGTCCGCCAGCGAAAGCGAGAACCCGGCAATCCCCTCCCCGGTACCCACGCCGACTCGCCCAAAAACGAACCGGGACTGGTGGCCGAATCAACTGGACCTTCAGGTTCTCCACCAGCACTCGCCCCTGTCCAATCCGATGGGCGAGGACTTCAACTACGCGGAAGAGTTCACGACCCTCGACCTCGAGGCGCTGAAGCAGGACGTCTTCGAGTTGATGACGACGTCGCAGGACTGGTGGCCTGCTGACTACGGCCACTACGGGCCGCTCTTCATCCGGATGAGTTGGCATGCCGCGGGAACGTACCGTGTCGCTGATGGCCGCGGCGGTGGCGGTTCCGGCGCTCAGCGCTTTGCCCCCCTCAACAGCTGGCCGGACAACGCAAGCCTCGACAAGGCGCGCCGCTTGCTCTGGCCGGTCAAGCAGAAGTACGGCCGGAAAATCTCATGGGCCGACCTTCTGGTCTTCGCCGGCAACTGTGCCATGGAGTCGATGGGATTCAAGACGTTCGGGTTCGGCTTCGGGCGAGAGGACATCTGGGAACCCGAGGAAATCTTCTGGGGGCCCGAGGACACATGGCTCGGAGACGAGCGCTACAGCGGCGACAGACAACTCGCCGGTCCCTTCGGTGCCGTGCAGATGGGACTGATCTACGTCAATCCGGAGGGGCCCAACGGCAACCCGGATCCGATGGCTGCCGCCAGAGACATTCGCGAGACGTTCGGGCGTATGGCGATGAATGACGAGGAGACGGTTGCGCTCATCGTCGGCGGCCACACGTTCGGCAAGTGTCACGGTGCGGTCGATCCCCAATACATCGGCCCGGAACCCGAGGCCAGCCCCATCGAGCAGCAGGGCCTCGGCTGGAGGAACACCCACGGCAGCGGAAAAGGCTCGGACGCGCTCACCAGTGGGCTTGAGGGCGCATGGACCTCCGAGCCAACGAAGTGGGACAACGGGTACCTGGACAACCTGTTCAGGTACGACTGGGAGCTGACGACGAGCCCCGCCGGAGCGAAGCAGTGGACTCCCACGGATCCCTCGGCCAAGGACACCGTGCCTGATGCTCACGATCCGTCGAAGAGGCATGCTCCCATGATGCTGACGACGGACCTGTCGCTGAAGATGGATCCCATCTACGGGCCGATCACGAAGAGCTTCCACGAGAACCCGGACAAGCTCGCGGTAGCGTTCGCCAAGGCGTGGTACAAGCTGCTGCACCGCGACATGGGACCCCTCTCGCGTTACCTCGGCCCGTGGATTCCCGAGCCTCAGCTGTGGCAGGACCCCGTCCCCGAGGTCGATCACGAACTCGTCACGGACGAGGACATCGCCGCCCTGAAGGGCAGGATCCTCGCCTCGGCCCTGTCCGTCTCCCAGCTGGTCACCACGGCTTGGGCGTCGGCGGCGAGCTTCCGCGGCACCGACAAGCGTGGCGGGGCCAACGGGGCACGGATTCGCCTCGCGCCGCTAAGGAACTGGGAGGTCAACGATCTGCCCGAGGTAGCTGAGGTACTGCAGACCCTCGAGCAGATCCAGCAGGACTTCAACCGCTCACAGGTCGACGGAACGAAGGTTTCCCTCGCTGACCTGATCGTCCTGGGCGGGTGCGCGGCCGTCGAGCAAGCCGCGAAGAACGCCGGGCACGACATCACAGTCCCGTTCGCACCGGGGCGCACGGACGCCTCGCAGGAGCAAACAGACGTGGAGTCGTTCGCCGTGCTCGAACCCAGGGCCGATGCGTTCCGCAACTACCTCCGGGCGGGCGAGAAGCTGTCGCCGGAGACTCTCCTCCTGGACCGCGCCAACCTGTTGACGGTCACCGCTCCCGAGATGACGGTTCTGATCGGCGGCATGCGGGCCCTGAACACCGGCTTCGGGGGATCCCCACACGGTGTCCTCACTCATCGGCCGGAGACATTGACCAACGACTTCTTCGTCAACCTGCTCGACATGGGCACGGAGTGGCAGGCGTCGACTTCGGACGAGAACGTGTTCGAAGGTCGGGATGGCGCCACGGGCGAGGTCAAGTGGACCGCCACCGCCGTAGACCTCATCTTCGGCTCGCACTCCCAGCTCCGAGCCATCTCGGAGGTCTACGCGTCCGAGGACGCGGGAGAGAAGTTCGCACGTGACTTCGTGGCAGCGTGGGACAAGGTGATGAACCTCGATCGGTTCGACCTCCGCTGA